The following proteins are co-located in the Bacteroidota bacterium genome:
- the asnB gene encoding asparagine synthase (glutamine-hydrolyzing): MCGIAGIVNLNRSVNVSKSLKQMTSTIAHRGPDDEGFVFFSSNETSKAGSKNTPENIWATNLDYKPIEHIDNVTREFSMGLGHRRLSILDLSPAGHQPMCINNESIWITYNGEIYNFIELRTSLEENGYTFHTNTDTEVILNAYKHWGYNCVDHFNGMWAFVIYDKAKDCLFGSRDRLGVKPLYYYLDQNAFVFASEQKALVSLPFVKTGINPAAVFDYFVLDEIEYEEEGFFKNIIELSASNSFTFDLKTAEIKKWSYYNLPSNTQHESYGEEKMKVYSEKLSQLLDQAISLRLRSDVPVGTCLSGGLDSSAITAIATKHLNGKPLEVFTASFNEKNIDESPWAQMVVNSTGAIWNRVFPSSEELMNDLENLTYCQDIPIWSTSTYAQYRVMQLVKEKNIKVVLDGQGGDELFAGYPSHLPSFWCELLNNKKYTLFSKELCAHNGFSKSAIYFIKQYLKQYGIYKFPPSIQSFIFNNYFDELKYLKKDFKEKNINRLKKKNSREKVSLNGRLFYELNNSLLKSYLKCEDRCSMYHSVESRTPFADDPALIEFSMNLSGSYKIKNAVQKVILRNAVSSLLPEKIVNRRDKMGYVTPNNNWISDLKPKIATIFDNPLLLDFLDVEKIKKDFDKMFDSRDKKENGKLFKFISFAMWVNVFEENLKKTY, from the coding sequence ATGTGCGGAATTGCAGGAATTGTAAATTTAAATAGAAGTGTAAATGTATCGAAGTCATTAAAACAAATGACCTCGACTATTGCCCACAGAGGACCAGATGACGAGGGGTTTGTGTTTTTTTCATCAAATGAAACATCCAAGGCAGGCAGTAAAAACACCCCTGAAAATATTTGGGCCACCAACCTGGATTATAAACCAATTGAACATATTGACAATGTAACCCGTGAATTTTCTATGGGCTTAGGTCACCGCAGGCTATCCATTTTAGACCTCTCACCTGCAGGCCATCAACCCATGTGCATCAACAACGAAAGCATTTGGATTACCTACAATGGTGAAATATATAATTTTATTGAATTAAGAACATCACTTGAAGAAAATGGTTATACATTCCATACCAATACAGACACTGAAGTAATATTAAATGCTTATAAACATTGGGGCTACAATTGCGTGGACCATTTCAACGGAATGTGGGCTTTTGTGATTTACGATAAGGCAAAGGACTGTCTTTTTGGATCAAGAGACAGATTAGGAGTAAAACCACTATATTATTACCTTGACCAAAATGCTTTTGTTTTTGCATCAGAACAAAAAGCCCTTGTTTCCTTGCCTTTTGTTAAAACAGGTATTAACCCAGCTGCTGTATTCGATTATTTTGTTTTGGATGAAATTGAATATGAAGAAGAAGGATTTTTTAAAAATATAATTGAACTTTCAGCTTCCAACTCTTTTACATTTGATTTAAAAACAGCAGAAATAAAAAAATGGTCCTATTATAATTTACCCTCAAATACGCAGCATGAATCCTATGGGGAGGAAAAAATGAAGGTATATTCCGAAAAATTATCCCAACTTTTGGATCAGGCAATTTCCTTGCGTTTACGCTCTGATGTTCCTGTAGGAACATGCCTTAGTGGTGGGCTGGATAGTTCTGCAATAACAGCCATTGCAACAAAGCATTTAAATGGAAAACCACTGGAAGTTTTCACAGCATCATTTAATGAAAAAAACATTGATGAAAGCCCTTGGGCACAAATGGTCGTAAACAGTACAGGAGCAATATGGAACAGGGTTTTTCCAAGCTCTGAAGAGTTAATGAATGACCTTGAAAATTTAACCTATTGCCAGGATATTCCCATTTGGTCAACAAGTACTTATGCACAATACCGGGTAATGCAACTTGTAAAAGAAAAAAACATTAAAGTTGTACTTGACGGACAAGGGGGTGATGAATTATTTGCAGGATATCCATCCCATTTGCCTTCTTTTTGGTGCGAATTATTAAACAATAAAAAGTACACACTTTTTTCAAAGGAATTATGCGCTCACAATGGTTTTTCAAAATCAGCAATTTACTTTATCAAGCAATATTTAAAGCAGTATGGAATTTACAAATTCCCCCCTTCCATTCAATCCTTTATCTTTAATAATTATTTTGATGAATTGAAATACTTAAAAAAAGATTTCAAGGAAAAAAATATTAACAGATTGAAAAAAAAGAATTCCAGGGAAAAAGTAAGTTTAAATGGCAGGCTGTTTTATGAGCTGAACAATAGTTTGTTAAAAAGTTATTTAAAATGTGAAGACCGCTGTTCAATGTATCATTCAGTTGAATCTCGGACCCCGTTTGCTGATGATCCAGCGCTCATTGAATTTTCTATGAATCTTTCGGGCTCATATAAAATTAAAAATGCAGTTCAAAAAGTTATTTTAAGAAATGCTGTTTCTTCCCTTTTACCTGAAAAAATAGTAAACAGGAGAGATAAAATGGGTTATGTGACCCCAAACAACAATTGGATTTCTGATTTAAAACCAAAAATTGCAACCATTTTTGACAATCCCCTGCTTTTGGATTTTCTTGATGTAGAAAAAATTAAAAAAGATTTTGACAAAATGTTTGACTCAAGAGACAAAAAGGAAAACGGTAAACTGTTTAAATTCATAAGTTTTGCAATGTGGGTAAATGTTTTTGAGGAAAACCTTAAAAAAACCTATTGA
- a CDS encoding T9SS type A sorting domain-containing protein has product MKTPPILVNFSKIKPELLLLNFKKYKIKDEFYIFYSGAAYDNFSNGMAGLIFETSGNSIWTFQNVDYPINSISSYSDSIVFAVGDSGYIVTNKDLQTNISKYYLNENKIHVFPNPSQNEIVIVYESEFIVGKEIEILNNLGQVVFHQKYSISEKMIVNIVEFPIGIYFIKVSDESGIIGIKKVTKT; this is encoded by the coding sequence TTGAAGACCCCGCCCATTTTAGTAAATTTTTCAAAAATCAAACCGGAATTACTCCTTCTGAATTTCAAAAAATACAAGATTAAGGATGAATTTTACATTTTTTATTCAGGGGCTGCCTATGATAATTTTTCAAATGGAATGGCTGGATTGATTTTTGAAACAAGCGGAAATTCAATTTGGACTTTCCAAAATGTTGATTACCCTATAAATTCAATAAGCTCATATTCTGATTCAATAGTGTTTGCGGTTGGTGACAGTGGATATATTGTTACAAACAAAGATTTACAGACAAATATTTCCAAATACTATTTAAATGAGAATAAAATTCATGTTTTTCCGAACCCTTCACAAAACGAAATTGTAATTGTCTATGAGTCAGAATTTATAGTTGGAAAAGAAATAGAAATTCTTAATAATTTAGGCCAGGTTGTTTTCCATCAAAAATATTCAATTTCTGAAAAAATGATTGTCAATATTGTTGAATTTCCAATTGGTATTTATTTTATCAAAGTATCAGATGAATCAGGCATTATTGGCATAAAAAAAGTTACAAAAACATAA
- a CDS encoding AraC family transcriptional regulator, protein MIYKQIILEAKRLLNSGLTAKESAYELKFEDPAHFSKFFKNQTGITPSEFQKIQD, encoded by the coding sequence CTGATTTATAAACAAATAATCCTTGAAGCCAAACGCCTTCTGAATTCAGGCTTAACTGCTAAAGAATCGGCCTACGAGTTAAAATTTGAAGACCCCGCCCATTTTAGTAAATTTTTCAAAAATCAAACCGGAATTACTCCTTCTGAATTTCAAAAAATACAAGATTAA
- the rocD gene encoding ornithine--oxo-acid transaminase translates to MINHNISSKEAIELEEKHGAHNYHPLPVVLERGEGVFLWDVDGKRYFDFLSAYSAVNQGHCHPKIISALKEQADKLTLTSRAFHNDVLGQYEKYVTELFGFDKVLPMNTGAEAVETAIKICRRWSYEKKGIPENQAIILVCEKNFHGRTISIISASTDKSARKDFGPFTPGFVVIPYNNIEALREAIKDKNVAGFLVEPIQGEAGVVVPDEGYLTACAKICKDNNVLFIADEIQTGIARTGKMLACDHENLKPDVLILGKALSGGVLPVSAVLANDEIMNCIRPGDHGSTFGGNPLAGAVAIAALEVVLEENLAAKSEKLGAQLRKGLLEIKSPLITTVRGKGLLNAIVIKPTKSGKNAADVCYALKDNGLLAKQTQGDIIRFAPPLVITEEQIQECISIIKNTLAAFEE, encoded by the coding sequence ATGATAAATCATAACATTTCAAGTAAAGAAGCTATTGAACTTGAAGAAAAGCATGGAGCACACAATTACCATCCATTACCCGTGGTGCTTGAAAGGGGGGAAGGAGTTTTTTTATGGGATGTAGATGGCAAAAGATATTTTGATTTTCTTTCCGCATATTCAGCAGTTAACCAAGGTCATTGCCACCCAAAAATAATAAGTGCTTTAAAGGAGCAGGCGGATAAACTTACACTTACTTCCAGGGCCTTTCACAATGATGTGCTTGGCCAATATGAGAAATATGTAACTGAACTTTTTGGCTTTGATAAAGTTTTACCAATGAATACCGGGGCTGAAGCTGTTGAAACTGCTATTAAGATTTGCAGAAGGTGGTCTTATGAAAAGAAAGGAATTCCTGAAAATCAAGCAATAATTTTAGTTTGTGAAAAGAATTTTCATGGAAGAACTATTTCCATTATTTCTGCTTCTACTGATAAAAGTGCCAGAAAGGATTTTGGTCCTTTTACACCAGGTTTTGTTGTTATTCCTTACAACAATATTGAAGCTTTAAGGGAAGCAATAAAAGATAAAAATGTGGCTGGATTTCTTGTTGAACCAATTCAAGGTGAGGCAGGAGTTGTAGTTCCCGATGAAGGATATTTAACTGCCTGTGCCAAAATATGCAAAGACAATAATGTGTTGTTTATTGCCGATGAAATTCAAACTGGTATTGCACGTACTGGAAAAATGCTTGCCTGCGACCATGAGAATTTGAAACCGGATGTACTTATTTTAGGAAAAGCATTATCAGGTGGAGTTTTGCCTGTTTCCGCAGTTCTTGCCAATGATGAAATTATGAATTGCATCCGCCCAGGTGATCATGGTTCTACTTTTGGTGGAAATCCACTTGCAGGTGCTGTGGCAATTGCAGCTCTTGAAGTTGTGCTTGAGGAAAACCTTGCTGCCAAATCTGAAAAACTTGGTGCTCAATTAAGAAAAGGACTTTTGGAAATAAAGTCTCCACTAATAACTACTGTGAGAGGAAAGGGCTTGTTGAACGCAATTGTTATAAAGCCTACAAAAAGTGGAAAAAATGCAGCAGATGTTTGCTATGCTTTAAAAGACAATGGGCTGCTTGCAAAACAAACTCAAGGAGATATAATTCGTTTTGCACCTCCACTTGTAATTACGGAAGAGCAAATCCAGGAATGCATTAGCATTATTAAGAATACTTTAGCTGCTTTTGAAGAGTAA